DNA sequence from the Carassius gibelio isolate Cgi1373 ecotype wild population from Czech Republic chromosome A14, carGib1.2-hapl.c, whole genome shotgun sequence genome:
gatcgctgtgtgaacaaaagccagatctaatgccgtgttgaattgatgacgcacgttattgcccgactcttttaccaggtgttttgaaggaagatcatagtttgtgacaaaaaaatatgagcaaactgtaatgaagcagagatcagttagttcctcactttccgtgctgaagctgagatcgttcgctagcttcagtgaaagtataatgtgtctaatgttttcgactcatacatttCACGTCACACACTGATGTCACTTGTGGTTACGGGACCTTAACGGGTTCTGTGTGAAAGCACTCACATattccaggtaatcactggcagtgtgaaagtgcaaaatatagcgacccgggaacaattgccgggacacattacccatgtatttgccggaatcgcagagTGAAAGGGGCTTAATACTCAGGGAGACAGGGAAGCCTTACTTGTGGAAAGCTGTGATCCTCTTCAGTGTGGACAGAACTTGATAAGCATCATCTTCATCTGGGTCTTCACCCTGTGGGAAAAaaacaagttatatatatatataagacatctGCAACTTTCTCAGCTTCTAATAGATTGTGGCAACATTAAGAAATAAGTAGTTTTAATTGACTACTAGGGAAGTCAAATTTACTACTGACTGACTAGTAAGATAAGTCTACTGGCCTGTCTTAAAAATGCTCTGAATAATAAAGGCTATATTAGGGTCAAGTACATAAGAACGTgatcatatgcattttttttagggGTGTTCACAAAATATGCAGTCttgtgtttgtgattttttttttttacggaatgtgaaatatttgaacatttcctactcaaatataaacacacacacacatacacgcacacagatgctacttttttaattacttacTGACTGCCATTGTCTAACAAATTGTTAGATTTCACTTGGATTTATGTTAGAACACAACACAATAATAACTTTTTTACTAAATTAAGTAGTTAAGTTAGAGATGGAGAACTAATCAGGCTCATCTATACAGAGAAATATACTCTTGCCAAACATCAAAGTGCTCCTGACGCTCCACCCTGAGCCACCCGCTGTCCTCACCTCCTGCAGGAAGTCCTCCAGTAGCCTGTTGAACTTGTCCACTTGCTCATCCAAGAGCTGGCTACGGGCGATATCCACCCGGTTAAAGATAGTGAACTCCTCGTTGCACAGGGCATGGTAGGTTTTAGAGCAAGCCTCGAGTAcatctgtgtctgtgtgcttCTCCACAATCTCTCTGATTTGTCTTAACAATGAATCCAGGTgctgtgtaagaaaaaaaaattgctttcattTGTATGCTGCACAATCAGCCTATTGTGAATAATCTGTTCATTCAGCGCATTTATTCTGTTTGAACGATATGCAATTCAGACCTTTTCCAAACGCCCTGTGGTATAGATCTCCAGATCAAAAAACTGGGGCAGCTGCAGCAGATTTGTCACTTTCTCTGCATCCACAGAGTACTgtaagaaaggagaaaaaaaaaaaaaaacatctatcagTTTCAATGGTCTGTAAATACCAGTTGATGTTGTTTTAGATTTCAACAGGCTTTAACCTTTGCAAGTAATGCTGGCAATGCTATAGCAAAGATCTCCGTCATTCTCGTCCGGTCATCAAGCTGAGTCTTCTTCTCCTTCGCTGTCAGAACCTGAAACAAGATCAAGTGAGTATTGAGAACAGCATGTAACAGTTAATGTGTGAGAGCAGGGATCTGTCTTCAAGGGCTGGCCGATTTGTGTGGCATCAGGTCTTACCCTTTTGCCTGTGCCTCTGCCCACAGGAGGATGGCACTCTGCAGCCTGACGGATGGTGCACAACATGATCTCTATCAGAGCCGTCTCCTGTCTGTCCGTCAgagctggaacacacacacacacacacacacacacacaaaggtaaTTAATCTCCCACTTCCTTTAGAGCAGGTAAAAGTCAACCCTGTGTGTTCTGGTGGTGTGTCACTGGGTCGGACCTTCCTCTCCAGGCAGTGGCTCATCCAGTAGTAAGCTGATCATGCACTCCCAGTCCTTCAGGATCTCTGCTGCACAGTCCCACATACTGTCCACTAGGTAGGCTGCATGCTCATGAAGCTGAGGATATATATAGGTAGGTAGTAAAAATTTTTATGACATGCCAGTAGCTGGAGCTATTTTCATGTCAAAATAAGTTTGTTTAAATACAGTGTGGAATGATTTAAATTAGAACATAATTATACAGATCTGCCATTTTGGGTTTTAAAATAGAGACTTTCAGGACTTCCAATGCTTCAATATTGAATTGTATTTCCCTTAAACTGTCTACAATGGAAGAAAACTGAAACACCACAGCTAACGTTGTATGCAGGAGGCTTTCTGcgaaaaccatttaaaaatcataatttttgccATTCTGTTTAACAGCACTGGTTGAACTAAAATTGCACCCTTCAACTTCATCATACGAATAGCACAGACTTGATTGACTGACACTTGATTCACAATGATGCTGTTGATGTTATCTCACCTCACTCTCCAAGAAGAAAAAGACAGCGGTTTTGATGAGGTTGGCATTCACACTCTGTCTGCCTCGTCTCTTGGGCATGCTGTCATCTTCAGGGTCTCGATGACTGAACAGTCTGCgaacaaagatgaaaatgtaAAGCTATTTAATTTACCTCAAGCTAGTGTTGTCTCATCACCATGTCTGTTCATACACATCTCCACAATTCTTTTAATGAATTTGAGTAGGTCGGAGACTGGGTTTAtagaaaagcagaaatgtgatgATTCCTGTACAGCTTCATGGGacatgaatgagtgagtgaggaTGAGTGAAACTCACTTCTTAAAGAGGAACTCTCCTGCTGCCACAGCGACGGGCCGGTGGGCTGAATACACAAGATGGTACACACTCTCACAGTCTTCTGCAGTCAGAACCTCATCACTGCTACTGTAAACCAAACAACAACAGCACATGAGCATCCTGTCATGCTGATTATCAAAGCTGGTCGTGTCTACAGTGTTGCCAgcacatttcactttttttcacttagtGAACAGTGGTTTATTTTGATGTTATAACCACTCTGAAAGATTTAGCTGATTTGCTGCAACATTTCATATTATCATCAATGcgaaaaactgttgtgctgcttaatattcgatagtgatgcattttttatacatttttgatgaATACATATGTTAAATATCATGTTAAAAATCTTTCTACCACTTTTAATCAGTAATTGCttcattgctgaaaaaaaaaacactctttaacaacaaaaaaatgaacaatgTGTTGTCTTGACAATTGTTTTGTGTTCTTTCTAACTCATAACCAACTTATAAGTcgaataaaatataattgcaaaATATAGATGCAAGAAACTGCTATAGAAGTATGTTTTACACGTACTGTAACACCAATGTGAGCAGTTTTATTGCTTGCACTGCAACGTCATACTCCTTGTCCAACGTCATGGACACAATGCGGTCCTGATGGAGACAAACAGACAacccattttattttaaaatattgaaaagaTCCATAAAAACTGACAAAGTCATTGAATTAATCTCTTAATAATTTCACAAAGGAGTATTCTGATGACTAGGTTCTGTGTTTGCTCTATTTTGGATGAGAAGCATCTCCAGATGGTTCTCTCACCTTGAAGCGGCTGGTGAAGAGCTCCAGCCTGGCATTGAGCTCGCGGTTATGGTACAGCCCCTGCAGAGCCGTGAGACACTTCAGACGCACCTCACCTTGCTGAGAGGGAGAAAGGAAGAGTGTAATGGTTTCGTTCCAACTCCAGGATTGTGTCGTGACTAACTCCATCTGACTCTATATTTAGGGATTAAAGAAAAAAGATTGAATCCTCACCTTGTCGTGCATCGTCCAGCCCACGTACTTCAGATAGCTGTCGTTAAGAAATGCATCACTGTACATTTTCATCCACACGCCAATCTCCTCGATGCAGATCGCCCGGATCTCTGCTATCGCATCACTGAGGAGGAATAACAGAAGCACTTAAGCCCACAGAGTATCACGGAGTAATTACTGAAGTATTAATTGGTGATTTAAGCTTGTGCTGGAAGAAAATCAACGTTTATGAGAGTGCGTACCGATATCGGTGAACAAAGACACCCTTGAAAATGGCATTCATCATGTTCTCAATCTCATCTTGATTTTCTTGCAACTGTAAAGAAAATAACAATGCACTATAATCATTGCTGTAGGCAGTAAATGGCAACCTGcattactaatcaaaagtttGCATCTAAAAATCTAAAGTATATCTTATTGCtattaaactaaaaatgtaaaaaaaaaacaacaacctcatTACAGCCATTATACTGAGGAAACCTACTATTCTAATAGTCAATAGTCAAATAAGTTATATTTGATAATACATACAATCTGCTACTATACAGAAAACAAttcagtttttataaaataaagcaataaaacaatCTATGGTGCGAGTGCTGTATGCTTGCTCCACTGACTTGACCTGTAAGTGTTTTTCTGTACATACATTAATCGAGAGCATTCTACAGATGCTGTCATATTCCTCTAAACTAACAATATTACAACTAAACTTCTCTGTGTGTCCACGTGGTTTAATGCAATACTATCAAGACATCAATAAAAcctctcactcacacacgcagATGGTGCAACAGCAGGGCCTGTTATTACATAACCCAGTTCATTTACAGCACCAGTAAACAGCTTTCGTACTCAGGCAAGCTCTAGCCTCATGGATGCTGACAGAACGAGCTCTGTGGTTGACCCGAGAGACCTCACAGTAACACTTTCTCATTAGAATaggattctttttttaatttactttatccATGTTTACTCAGCTTTAAATGAGGGGGAAAGCGTACAGATGAAATGTGCTGAGTGTTTGGGTGGTCGTGTGCTTTTGTGGCTGTTGGCCAACAGAGGCGTAGGTGTTTGGAAGGAAAGCAGCAAACGCTGCAGTGGCCTGGCAGCCTCACGCAAAGGGAAGTAAGTCTCCACAGGGAAAAGCGCAATGAAACCCGTTCCTCTGAAAGCTTCACTTATTCACTCTTCCCTTTTCAGCTTTCACGGTTGCTCAAAGACAACGTCAACATGCAGAGTTTATTCAGACATATTCACCATCTCGGTCTCAGACAGCACTCACCTCCTTGCGTTTTTGAAGTAGAAGCTCTAGTCTGTCATTGGCCCTCTTGCCAATCATCTTGTTCCTCTCTGCTTCGTACTGCCGCTGAGTGTTGTCCATGTTGATGCTGAGGTTCAGAGCTACATTCACGAGGGCCGTCATCAACTTCATAgctatggggaaaaaaaatgcatcttgttTGGACTAATCAAAACAAAGTTCAGATTTACAAAGCAGCAGAGATACTGACCTGCCAGTGTGCTGGTGTGTCTGAATGCTCGGACTTGAGAGTCAGAGAGACCGGTGAGCAGTGAGATGACCGTGTCCATCATGTACTCGTCATAGATGATGCTGTACTGACACTGCCGTACCAACACGCCAATAAACTCACAGAAACTAGACTTGAACTTCTTCCACTGCGGCCCGGCCATGGTGAGCGGGTAATCACCGCTGTCCTGCAATAATATCAACTCTCACTGGTTAGCACAAATAATACATAGAATACACACTAGTGGTGATGAAACACGTTCTTCAGGAAAGCCATTTTTCAGGGCTGAAGCGTGAAGTTTACCTCGTCAAACTCTTCTGTCATCTTCCTAATGATCTCAGAGTTTTGCATGTTGCGGAACATCTCACCTGTGACAACACCTGTAAAGATAACACTTAAAATAAGACTGAAAGTTTGGTACGTTTGAAAAAGTAATAACTTTAAGAAACAAAACAGATGATAGAATAAGTTTATGTTTAGCTCaagacttaaagctgcagtaggtaacttttgacgctctagcggttaataaacagaactgcttgtgtcttgcggaagaacatcgtagccggatctacttctctctgtttatgtctatgaagaatcacaaaggtactgggttactccaccgcggtacacctgaagcaatctaaaatagtctgaatataaacacttattataggtgcaccctagtgattcaggacaagctaaaaacacggtttggaaaatggattcatggtgtactcgcttattatatacatttttctacattttgaacacaaacaaagttacggaccgcagctctgattggttgtttcttaacgggagcggatgaatttctgcaaatggcaataggaccactgggaggagccagaggagcttgattttttcacagattatctgtctcatattctactgtcaggacataatgacaggtttaactaatatgtaaaaaatatatttttacaaaagttacctactgcagctttaaaggtgtaccaagtttttttttttaataaacgaaaaaaaaaacgtaaaaagaaacattcatccagaaatgaaaattctgtgattatttactttattcatggaacagaaatatttagcagaaagctaaattatttttttccatataatgaaactTCACAAGGAGAATTATAACTATTCTGACAACTATGATATCTAAGCTAACTATAATAGAATCAACACCAAAAAATATCAAATTGTTTTTGAACAAGTAATGATTCGGGCTTAGTCCATGATTTTAGTCTGTTCCACACACAAAGCTCACACATGGATTAAGATAGTTTTGAATATAATACGAGAACCACCTTTTAGGAGCTCAATAACCCCAGTCCCCATTCATTGTATTTAAGGCAGCAGtgcaaacattcttcaaaatatgttatttttttgtttcacaaAAAATAATGCAGACTGGaattaaataattctaaataaaaaaagaaagaattttaattttgggagaaCTAACATGTCTGTCATGTAGCATTTATTATCTACAAGCTCAAACCAGATCACATGAAGAATGACATTCAAACCTTTGCAGCCAGAGCACTGGATGAAGAAATTGATCAAGTCGAGAAGTGCCACGTCTCTGTCATGTTTGTAGGACTCAATCCAGTCATCAACGACTGACTGCAAAAGAGGATAGCAGAAATCTTGCAAAGGTCAAAATCTGCTCGACTTCACAGCGGTACATCTGTCTGCATATTCTCCTGCCAACACTCAAATCCCTCCAGAAGCCACAAACCCACACGAGGGAATGTAAGATGTGAATGCCAGAGCGAGACAGAAGGCAGTGTAAAAGCCGGTCATATGCTTACTGACCTGCATGGCACTCTTTCCCAGCCTGACCACTTCAAAAAGCATGACATTTTCCATGCCGTTCTCCTGGTGGTGACCGTTCATGCGTCCAGCTCCTTTCCCCGCTCCTTTCCCCTTCTCTCCAGGGCCCTTCTTTCCTTTCTTCGCCTGAAGCATAATGACATAATGAAATGAATCAATCCCTCCACAAGTGAAAAAGTGATAAAATCAGCAATTGGTATAACGGTATAACGGCCACACCAAATAAGTTCCCAAATATcatgtgcaaattggttgcaaagaGTTTTGTACAAAGgtattgatttaaattaatttaggtaaaaaaatgttatataaactAATTTGCTTGTTGGCAGGTTATACAGAAACATGGTTACCTCATCATTTGTTATTCGGATCGTAATAAGTTTGCTGAAAATAAACTCACGCTCAGGTCA
Encoded proteins:
- the LOC128027300 gene encoding cohesin subunit SA-2 isoform X1; this encodes MIAASELQTEYHFAQDTDTRFSSDTDFDDPDGRNAVIGKGKAKKGKKGPGEKGKGAGKGAGRMNGHHQENGMENVMLFEVVRLGKSAMQSVVDDWIESYKHDRDVALLDLINFFIQCSGCKGVVTGEMFRNMQNSEIIRKMTEEFDEDSGDYPLTMAGPQWKKFKSSFCEFIGVLVRQCQYSIIYDEYMMDTVISLLTGLSDSQVRAFRHTSTLAAMKLMTALVNVALNLSINMDNTQRQYEAERNKMIGKRANDRLELLLQKRKELQENQDEIENMMNAIFKGVFVHRYRDAIAEIRAICIEEIGVWMKMYSDAFLNDSYLKYVGWTMHDKQGEVRLKCLTALQGLYHNRELNARLELFTSRFKDRIVSMTLDKEYDVAVQAIKLLTLVLHSSDEVLTAEDCESVYHLVYSAHRPVAVAAGEFLFKKLFSHRDPEDDSMPKRRGRQSVNANLIKTAVFFFLESELHEHAAYLVDSMWDCAAEILKDWECMISLLLDEPLPGEEALTDRQETALIEIMLCTIRQAAECHPPVGRGTGKRVLTAKEKKTQLDDRTRMTEIFAIALPALLAKYSVDAEKVTNLLQLPQFFDLEIYTTGRLEKHLDSLLRQIREIVEKHTDTDVLEACSKTYHALCNEEFTIFNRVDIARSQLLDEQVDKFNRLLEDFLQEGEDPDEDDAYQVLSTLKRITAFHNAHDLSKWDLFTSNYKLLNTGIENGDMPEQIVIHALQCTHYVILWSLAKVSEGTSKKEDMLTLRKQMRAFCLMCQRYLTSVNTAVKEQAFTILCDLLLIFSHQIVSGGREALEPLVYNPEASLQSDLLNFILDHVFIDQDEDSNSTDGQQDDEASKIEALHKRRNLLAAYCKLIIYNVVEMNTGADIFKQYMRYYNDYGDIIKETMSKTRQIDKIQCAKTLILSLQQLFNEMLSDLGPSFDRSSSAFCGIKELARRFSLTFGLDQVKTREAIAMLHKDGIEFAFKEPNPQGEGHPPLNLAFLDILSEFSSKLMRQDKRTVHMYLERFMTFQMALQREDCWLPLISYRNSLQAGGDDDTMSVVSGISSRGSSVRSKKAKPATAKRKLPEEESSSSSSEVWMSREQSMQTPIMMPSPHLTSTIMREPKRLRPEESYMGVYSMTPDQQQQHAHPQTPQPQHHQTPMDYNTQVTWMLAQRQQQEEVARQQQERAMNYAKLRSNLQHAIRRGTGLMEDDEEPIVEDVMMSSEGRIEDLNEGMDFDTMDIDLPPSKNRRERSELKPDFFDPASIMDESVRSTHFLGYDAFQR
- the LOC128027300 gene encoding cohesin subunit SA-2 isoform X2, giving the protein MIAASELQTEYHFAQDTDTRFSSDTDFDDPDGRNAVIGKGKAKKGKKGPGEKGKGAGKGAGRMNGHHQENGMENVMLFEVVRLGKSAMQSVVDDWIESYKHDRDVALLDLINFFIQCSGCKGVVTGEMFRNMQNSEIIRKMTEEFDEDSGDYPLTMAGPQWKKFKSSFCEFIGVLVRQCQYSIIYDEYMMDTVISLLTGLSDSQVRAFRHTSTLAAMKLMTALVNVALNLSINMDNTQRQYEAERNKMIGKRANDRLELLLQKRKELQENQDEIENMMNAIFKGVFVHRYRDAIAEIRAICIEEIGVWMKMYSDAFLNDSYLKYVGWTMHDKQGEVRLKCLTALQGLYHNRELNARLELFTSRFKDRIVSMTLDKEYDVAVQAIKLLTLVLHSSDEVLTAEDCESVYHLVYSAHRPVAVAAGEFLFKKLFSHRDPEDDSMPKRRGRQSVNANLIKTAVFFFLESELHEHAAYLVDSMWDCAAEILKDWECMISLLLDEPLPGEEALTDRQETALIEIMLCTIRQAAECHPPVGRGTGKRVLTAKEKKTQLDDRTRMTEIFAIALPALLAKYSVDAEKVTNLLQLPQFFDLEIYTTGRLEKHLDSLLRQIREIVEKHTDTDVLEACSKTYHALCNEEFTIFNRVDIARSQLLDEQVDKFNRLLEDFLQEGEDPDEDDAYQVLSTLKRITAFHNAHDLSKWDLFTSNYKLLNTGIENGDMPEQIVIHALQCTHYVILWSLAKVSEGTSKKEDMLTLRKQMRAFCLMCQRYLTSVNTAVKEQAFTILCDLLLIFSHQIVSGGREALEPLVYNPEASLQSDLLNFILDHVFIDQDEDSNSTDGQQDDEASKIEALHKRRNLLAAYCKLIIYNVVEMNTGADIFKQYMRYYNDYGDIIKETMSKTRQIDKIQCAKTLILSLQQLFNEMLSDLGPSFDRSSSAFCGIKELARRFSLTFGLDQVKTREAIAMLHKDGIEFAFKEPNPQGEGHPPLNLAFLDILSEFSSKLMRQDKRTVHMYLERFMTFQMALQREDCWLPLISYRNSLQAGGDDDTMSVVSGISSRGSSVRSKKAKPATAKRKLPEEESSSSSSEVWMSREQSMQTPIMMPSPHLTSTIMREPKRLRPEESYMGVYSMTPDQQQQHAHPQTPQPQHHQTPMDYNTQVTWMLAQRQQQEEVARQQQERAMNYAKLRSNLQHAIRRGTGLMEDDEEPIVEDVMMSSEGRIEDLNEGMDFDTMDIDLPPSKNRRERSELKPDFFDPASIMDESVLGVPMF